One window from the genome of Eriocheir sinensis breed Jianghai 21 chromosome 15, ASM2467909v1, whole genome shotgun sequence encodes:
- the LOC126998920 gene encoding uncharacterized protein LOC126998920 — MRLEAMRVAAVMAVAALVAVEAAYPVPPLDSSAALQVLRRLGLDRGGSIPAVTKAEKLREGDSPIYYIKMPPLPYYYVSSNDLQQHHAYSAPAVPFKKVDINFTNNGKPTQVYHWPQQSTKPSFWTPPTTTTTTTTTTPRPTTTRRPTKRPWLTLNKYFPYNGRPSSVYIYKPQPHINVERYKQQYFKHFNY, encoded by the exons gtggaggcggcCTATCCGGTGCCTCCCCTGGACTCCTCCGCGGCCCTGCAG GTGTTGCGGCGGCTGGGCCTGGACCGCGGCGGCTCCATCCCCGCCGTGACGAAGGCGGAGAAGCTGCGTGAGGGCGACTCCCCCATATACTACATCAAGATGCCGCCGCTGCCCTACTACTACGTCAGCTCCAACGACCTGCAACAGCACCACGCCTACTCGGCACCGGCCGTTCCCTTCAAAAAG GTTGACATCAACTTCACGAACAACGGTAAACCAACCCAAGTATACCACTGGCCCCAACAAAGTACGAAGCCCTCTTTCTGGACgcccccgaccaccaccaccacgaccaccaccaccacgccccgccCAACCACCACCCGTAGACCTACCAAGCGGCCATGGCTGACGCTTAACAAGTATTTCCCCTACAACGGACGTCCCTCCAGCGTGTACATCTACAAGCCACAGCCCCACATCAACGTAGAGAGATACAAGCAGCAATATTTCAAGCACTTCAACTATTAA